The Malus sylvestris chromosome 14, drMalSylv7.2, whole genome shotgun sequence genome segment GCTTAGTGAAAGTTACGTTAAATGCTGCCATAACAATAGCAAACGAGATAGGTGTCGCTTTTGTATAAATTGTTAATTGTGTATAACAATATTGCAGAAATGcttggtgaaaacaaaggaatTAACTTGGCTCCTCAACGGTTGAGGAGtagtttaatttattttgtggTCGATTTACAAAACTTCGAGTTTATGGTCAGAACTGTTAATATTATAAATTACTCTATCAAATCAAGATCAtttctacaaaaaataaataaaatacaagatCCTTTAATCATCAAactatataaaaaaacaaatgaacgaaATCGTAAAGCATTATGGACCGTCTATCTGTTTACTACAATTGATTAAGTAAAcgactttagttttaattaatttttataaagaTGATATTTACAAAATGATTTATTATATAAACAATTCCGATCATAAACACAAAGTCTTGTGAAACGAATAAAAAATGAATTGAGGAGTAACTCCTTAGGAGCCAAGCTCGTCTCGAAAATAAAAGGGCAAAATGGACTAAAGATCCCAAAGCCCCACATGTAGGTGTAAAACAAATATGCAGGGGATGGTCAAAAGCGCATTTGGGTATGTTTTCTGCATCTAGAGTTTCTAACTTTCTGCCAATTGACAAGGAGCGTTCCCTGTGCCTCCTGTACGAGTCCGAATGTTCATCCACCTTCCCACCATATGGAGAACGTCATCTTCCTCGGCAGTCCCTGGAATAAGGATCTCTTGTCTTGAAACCTACGACGTGAATAGCTCCGTGATCATCTGCGGTCATGATCACGGTCACGTCCTGCATCTTTGTAAGCCGTGCTTcatgagatatgaatataaGAATACTACAGTATCTCAGTCCTAGTCAAAACAGTAACACTGCCTTCCATTTGCGGCTGCTTCCATATGGATCATAATCATCGCGATGGACGGTCCATAGCAGCATATGCAACGAGAAGAATTTTTGATGCCTCCAGTGTACTTAAATAGTAAGGTTAATAAGCAACCATGGAAGACGCTGCTGCCAACAAAGAAACATGAATAACCCTTTGAATCTCAACGCAGACGCTAATGTCGTAAATGGGATAGTTTCAACTCTTTAGAGCTTAGATTGTGAATTCGATGAAGCTACGGTGACCAGACCTGCTGCTAAGCTTATCAGGCAACACTTTCCTGCATTTTCTCTGGAACCGAACAAAATTTATCCAAATCAAAACATCAAACTTATATATAGCAGTTAACTCTTGGAACAACTCTATGTATACGAACTTAATTAGGACCAGTAAGGATAATTAGAAGAAGTAAATAAAGACTTCGTCCTGTTGAGGACTTTCAGAAAATATCATGGGTTCGAATCCCGtcggtgactaatctaacatctaaaaaggtcgtacccagtgcacaaggctcccgcctAAGTATAACCGACACGTTTGTGTTGGAACAGAGAGAGAACCAAAACGAGAATGGCAAAGACAAAATCACATCACTTAAAACTGAAAGGCAAAGGGTCACAACATTTAGTTCCATATgctaattttagtttttatagaaagaaaaaacctGTCAGAAGttacaacaaagaaaaaaaggttttctaagaaaggaaaagaaaagccCCAAAAAACTTGACAACTCTGTGTCTCTTCCTCTCATGTTTCCCTATCTACTTCTATAGTTGTATCCAAGGTTATAGAACCTGGTATAAGATACAGTATCACGATGCAGCCATCCAAAATTGTAGCATGGTTCTTCAAAATGAAAGCTGGAGACACTTGTTGAGTACCAACAACATTCTTCGGCGCATTCCACCAATTCTACCCTCTGGCGTCACCACTAATCCCACCAGGTCTGCTTCCACAACGACACACACACCCCTGAAAATTGCATCCCCATTTAATATGTTAATGCAGCGGTTGAAACTCCAGGCCGGTTCTCTAACTCCAGGGACAGATTTTATATCTAGTCAAAATCAGTGGACTTCTGATTCAGGGAACATGGCAGAGAATTGGTTGAAAGTTCGACTACCTCACGCCTAAAACCATTACTTAGAGATCCCAACTCTGTTACGTCATCATCACTATCGATGTGTTTTGGAGTGACACGATTTTGATAACTTCTGCGCTGGACAAGAAACACATTGAAGTAATAGGTGACCAAATCTTCCCGTGTTTTTCTAGGAAACCACTTGGATGCACTAtcccaaaaggaagaagaattTGAGTTATTTCCCTCAATAAAAGGAGAATTTGAGTGATTTGACTTTACCAAATCCTTGaatctcttttcttcttcagcTGTCCACCGAAGAGAAACTTCCTCACCCATTCGATCAAATCGCCAATTATAGAACAAGGAACCAAGTtctctcttcaatttcatcttaGCCTCAGTAATGTGAAATCTGAAACATGCAACAGAATCTGGAAATCCACAACAACAACTATCTTGTCTTCCTTGGCCAATGGCATCTGTTTCATTAGGGAGGCTGTCTTCTTCATGTTTCAAGGGCCACACCCGTGTGCCTAGCCATTTACCATCACTTTCAGAAGCCACACCAGTCCATTCAGGGACATCAGCTTGAGCGTGAGCGCCTACAGAGACATCCTTTTCGCGGGGATTATCCTCAGATGCCGTATCAGTGGCCAATAAATCAACTTCTGCAGGTGCTTGCTCCACAGAATCGTTTTCCACCTCTTTTTTATGGCAACAAGGGCATGAGCGAGATTTAACTGAATGAGGAAGCCTTTCACTACATCGTAACCTCCCTGAGCACTGGTGACCAGCAACAATATTATCTTCAAACAACAATGGATGCGTCTTGAGCTTCTTCTGCAAGTTTAGACCATGATCTGTTTATAAAATTGGAAACTAATTTAATTTCATATGTGAATATTCACAGTTCCAGGAAAACAAAAATTGgagcagaaaaggaaaaggaagagtATAGCTAGACAAACTTGATGAACCAGAAGCACCGGACCAAAGAGTGGATATTGCTGAATTAAGTAGGGTTGATGTGTGAACTATCTGCAAACCTGTTTAGGTTTACGAGTGCCATGCAGTTCCCGAAAAAGTATATTAGCAGAACACAGATTACAAACTAATGCAATGCCCTATTAAGGTGGATGATGATATCATATTGTGGAGGTTAACTTACTCGAGGCAGAAACAATGGCAAATTATCACAGGGGATGATTTTCATCATCtcattaataacttaaaatttttaaagatACAACAACAACTCTTTAATTTCATAAGATAAAAGTTACGAAGCAAGAAGAGTATACTCGAAAGACTAACTATACTATGCATGTCAAATTCAAGAAATGGCTGTAGTCGAGAAGCAAAAGGAAAAACTCTTTAGACaaacacacaaacaaacaaatgtacCTGCTGGAGATATTCTTCAGTCTTTGAATTAACATTCCTTCTTATTAGCAATGCCTCTTTTGCTCTAATTGCTTGCACCCAGCACTCATCATCGCTCCTATGCTCTTTCCACTTAGTTGGCTCTGGTATTGCTCCAATTGAAGGATCATTTGGTTGCTTTGCAATCTGGCCAACCCAATTCAGCATTCCTACTAAGGATTCTCGCTTTCTTTTAcgatcattttcatttttattgagaCTAGAGAGTGATATCATAACATCGTTCTGATCGTCATTACAAACTTTTTCGTCATCATCACCATTGCATTCTCCAGATTCTAGATGAACCTCTCCATCACTTTTTCCCTTCTGCTCGGGCCAACCCGACAACAAacctctaaactctctctccaACTCCGAAGACAACGGATGCAAATTCCCTTTGCATCCAGACTCCCCATTTCCCAAGCTCCTAGTTCCACAAATCTCCGTAAACCATTTCTCCAGCTCGTTCAAATATTTAAAGTAAATCAATTTCACAGAACACATTACTTCCGGATCAACACCCAGTTCAACAGCAACAAAAGACCACAAACTGTTATTCGAAACCAAATCACACCCACCTCTATCCTTCACCACACAGAACAATTTGAACAAATCCACAGGTTGCCTATCATCAATCACGGCAGGGACAGGCCTAACAACACCATCTCTATCACCAACTTCCTTAAGAAAAACAGCCAAGACTTGATGAAATATACATCTCAGCCTACCCTTTTGATCACCCTCATCAGAATCCACACCATCTTTTACAGAACCAACATCATTAGTTTCAGGAAAAACACCATCTTTCTGACATGTATCAGTAGTTTCGACGCAATCTAAGACAAACCCAGTTGTTAAGGATGACCATCCTGCCATGAACTTCGATTTGACTAATGAAAACCCAACAAGAATCTTTGTCCCAAAAAGTCAAATTCAAACCCAACAGAAACTGAAAGACTTCAAATTTTGGGGCAGAGGGTGTGAGACCCTTTGCCCTATTTGATTTGCAGAGTGTTTCAGAAATGTTGTTTGTTACCTGAACATTTCTGGGTTgctttctttttggttttggcTTTGGAAAGCAACCACCTTCCTGAATCTGCAGAGCTGCGGTCCTGCGGAGGCGGAGACGAGGGAGTGAACAAAGCACAGGAAAGCCTCCAGAAgacgttaaaaaaaaaaaaaaaggacagcGGGTGACGTTACCAGCCACGTGTCCCTCAGAGCTCCAACGTGAAATGGAAACACACCATTCTGACCGTTTTACCCCTATTTCTCTCTGCTTTGACTCTGGCGGAGGAAGGAACCTGGGAAGACGATGCCAGCGGAAGATTACGACGACGACGACCCTTGGCGGACGAATACGACGGCACGGTAGAGGCCGTTCAGTTCGCAAACTTTGCGGGAGGAGATGGTATTGTTCCCTTGGGTTTTCATCTTGATCTTAGCAAAAGGGGTAAAACAGGAAACTTCAGTACGATTAAAGTGGAAAAATAGAAGgttgatttttttccttttctttggcCAAAGAAATAGAAGGTTCATTTTTACTTCTGTTTCGCGatattagagcaactccaccattAGAGTCATCCCCACGTAATACACTATGTTATCTATctagtgaacagtaattgtcttaatgaacagtaatccTTCAGGCAATAGACTTTTGTATCTCCACCATTGCACTTcaatagccctggcaataggtaataaaatattagtttttttttttataaataatacaaaataattttatttataatttcggatatgatttttaatcgATCTCGTTGTactattttctattaaaaaattatttttattatttcttttcataTGGTGCAGCACACCATTCCAAAacctttttattattatttttttcttcttttcacatgGTGCCAACGCACCATTTTTTCTTCAAGCTCGCAACACCCCCCCTCCACACCTAGTTTTCAACCtgtctccccccccccccggccccCAACATACCAATCCCTCCTCGCCTATCTTCCTCCATCTTCACCACACTCACCGCTGCCGctcttcctccatcttcacCATCACCGCCgcctctcttcctccatcttcacCATCCCACCCACCTCAGCCTCCATCAACGGTCCTGATCTCCGGTGATCTATCTCTGCCATTTTTTTGTGCCATTTTTCAAGTTCAGCAGCTCCCACACCTCAGCCACCCATCTCTGCCATTTGTCTGTGGGTGTTCATCACCTCGGCGACGAACTCCAGCTAGAGCCGTTGAGTTCGAAGCTgggttttacaatttttttaattttacttttttttattaatattaatatttttattaattttatattatgacTGACGTCGCCTTGCATCAGATCCActcgggctctcgggctggcaatTCCTCACAGGCCCGCTGCTCAGGCCTCCACAGTCCCTCGGGCTCGCCCACGCTGGAGTCCACAGCCCGGCCTCTAGGGCCTTTTTTCCTTGCCTGTCCCCTGAGCAAACTCCAACAGTGGAGTTGTTCTTATTCTTTGAAATTGGTGGATTTGGGGATTTAAAAATTAGATGCGTCTATATAGAATTATCCCGTCTTTTATTTTTCGAGTTAATTGGCTTTCAAAACTTTAAATAACCGTTAATAAGGATATACGACATTATTTACGTTTTCTATTGTACTTTTGATTTTTAATTCAAGAGTATAGCCATACAACACTTGCGCTAAAGCGGAAGGGTTAAAGGCACGTGCATGACAAGGCGCGGTAAGAGCTCTGACAACAtattcaaaattaataaaatatatttaaaaaattacagATTGGCACGTGATATGGAAGGGTTGGTTTAATCTACTAATCTTAgcagatttaaaaaaaaaaaaaaaaagatgtaattggcactttaaaaaaaaatctcattatatACTCTTCACAAAtctatatttttttctaaaattaagATGTTTTTCAGTTCGCCAGGTTGTCTCTTGCCTGCCCATGGATTAAGCAGCAGTTCGAAAGGTTAATCTATTTggtatagaaagtttggagtgccaataacaattcccaaaagGAATATATAGGCCCTATGTTCAAATCACCCATGTTTGGTAGCTTAATTTCACCAAACATTGTTTCACTTTGAAGttaagcaataaaaaaaaaaaattgatgaaaataaaACATCATGCTTATTTAAATGACCTCTAGACATCAACTTTTATTGCTTTTAAAAGTAGCATGTAAGTTGCTTTAATAAAGAGCGGAGTGAGCTTGtaatgaatattttaaattCCTATAATACCCTTATTagttttgaaaaatgaaaaagtgaCCGACCCCACCTACTACTACAAACACTAAACTTACGGACTGTATTTAAGTTCCGACAGTAAGgatggttgaggaagaagatgagtgacctaggagAAGAAGATTGCCAACTAAATTCTCCTTGGGTAGCCAGCCTCTTCAAGGAAAGAGAGTGCTAACTATAAGCTTCGTGTTGATCGAGTTCACTGAGATTACATCGGTGAGACTCGCCGGTGTTTGGGCACAGAAATCAGATGCTGCACCACCTTAAACCCTTCGATTTTGACTTTGAACTTCACACATGAAGTCTGGAAATTCGCCAAGGACTAAGGTTTGGTAACTAGGGTCGATTTTCTCAGATTTCACCGAGGTTCCACTGGATTTCCTCGTTGGAAACACTGAGGATGCAAACAGAAATTCATAAGGGTTAAAACCTCGAAAGTGTAGCTTGATCTAAGTTCATAGGGACTAGAAAGGGTACTTGAAACGAATGAGAAGATTTCTGAGTAAAAATTGACAGTCGGAGTGTCTAGTTTTAGTTTGCGTTCACCGAGAAATATGGAGCCCTCTGTTTAGCTCCTTCCCGTCATTGGATTGGATATGCAGAGCCATCCTTCAACTCCATAGGTTACCTAGATGGTGAATTGGTGGTTTCGAGTTGGTTCTGGTCAGGAAAAATGGTGATCGGGAGTGATGGTGTTCAGTGGCTTAGAGAGAGTGACAGAGAGAATCGGAGTTCGAGAAAGAAGATGAGTTGCAGAAGTGAGAAGGGAGGAAAATCAGAGTAGGGTAATTCTCACTTAAAATATATTTAACTGAAACTATGATAATACCCTTCATCAACTTAAAATTATAACTTAACTTCCACAACTCTGAATTCAATTTTGCCTTCGCCTACGCACTCGTAAATAAGCAACCTAATatgataaaataagaaaatcTGAGAAAGTAGAAATTAATTGAAAAGTCTGTATTTACTCAAGACACCCATTAAGGGCATTTTGGTCGGGTcatattttcagaaaaaaaatattttaaggtACAGGTTATAACAATTTGGGTTCTGATCGAGCGTCGAATGTCCAATGGCCGTGTGTTGTGGGTGTGTCATTCACGGTCTTTGGGATTTCTTCGATGGTTTTCACCACTTTTCGACCACCTTTGGGGGTTAGCTCAGGTATAAAATTTCTCCCCTAGACTTGTTTTACATGCTGTGAAGTTTggtgaattttggagctaatcAGAAAATTTGGTTTTCGTTTGCTAGAACCACCGCGCATTCGATTTTCATAATTGAGGTCGATCCGACCGTCCCTATGCAATTTTAATATGTTGTTGTTCGTACTATTTGAGAACCTTAGGAACTTACGAATCGGAAATCCAATGTATGGACCTTTTGAATTGGAGAATCTTGGATTATTGACCCTTGTACGGTAGTCAATGATCAGATTGTTAGATCGTTACCAAATTATAATATGTTATTGTACGTATTATTTGAATACATTAGCAACTTACGGATTAGAAATCTGATGTACGGATCTTCTGGATTGAACATTCGGATTGACGAATCTTAGATTATTGACATTTGTAGTTGACATCAAATCCAACCGTTAGATCGGTACAAAATTATTATATGTCGTTGGGTGTAATAGCTGAGAATATTAGAAATTACATATCGAAAATCTGGCATACGATCTTCCAGAAATGAATTCATACGTTTATAGAACCAATCGTTGATTGCTACTTAAATTTATGATTGGCGGAGATTCGATCGTTGGTTTGTTACAAAGTTTTCATATGTTGTTGTAGAAACATATTGAGACTCTTAGGAAGTTATGGATTGGGAATCCAGTGGGTAGATCTTCCGAatcgagttacgtagggttgtcGACCCTATGGTTGGCCATGTTGACCGAGGGTTGACTTTGGGTCAAATTTTCCGAGTAGCTTTTAAATACTGAAATTAGTATTAATTGAAACCCTATAGAGTTAGTGGACTTATTCCCGTTAACGGGTCATCCTAGGGATGTGCACCTTGGTTTGCATGCAAGTGACAGTTTACAAGGAGTTTCATGTTTATTTGGCTTCTAGATGAGAGTGATGATAAACTGTAATTGTTAGTATGAGTAAATGAGTCGAGGACCATACTTGAGTTATATCGTAGAACATGTATATCTGTGTGACTGGATAATTGTTGTCAAGTGGATGGAATTGTTAAAGTATGTGATTAACAGTGGCAATCTATGATGAAATATTGTATGACGTAGAATGTATGATGCTTGATGTCTGATCATACTATTGCACCATGAAGCAGTGTGGTACATGGACGATCTTGCTCGGTATATCCACGATGGGGGACCGTACGTATTATAGGGGTGATTATGCTTGGTATATTCTCGATGGATGATCAATGCCTACACGATTAGACTATgcttatggttctgcttggtacatccgcaatgggggaccatacatattgtaggagtgatcatgcttagtATATttgcgatgggtgatcactacctagagttaTAGGAGATGTgactgcttggtatatccgcgattgggggggggggggggggaccatacgcattgtaggagtgatcatgcttggtatattcgcAATGGATGATCACTACTTAGAGTTATAGAAGACGGTCTTGCTTGGTATATTAGCGATGAGGGACTGTACGTATTACAAggatgatcatgcttggtatatccgcaatgggtgatcactgcctataCGATTAGACTATGGCTATGGTTCTTGTTGGTATATtcgcgatgggggaccatatgcattagaggagtgatcatgcttggtatatccaagatgggtgatcactacctagagctataggttatggtcctgcttggtatattcgcAATAGGGGCCATACATATTTTAAatgtgatcatgcttggtacaTCCGTGATGGGTGCTCACAGCTTGCCTAGAATTGTATGGACTGATTGATAATTCCGTGATTGGCGACCACTTTCTAGTTTGGTTTTGTTGAGTTAGTTCGAGACCTTAGATTCTAGCGAATATAGATTGCTCATGGTAGACATTTGTGTTTGTAACTTAGAGTTACAATGTTATTGCTTGAAATCCAAGTAGGGGAAATATGAGGATTTGCTGTATTAAGCTTCGTGAATTGATACTTGATcttattgattaattaacatagtTAAATTATGCATCTTTGAGTCATTGAATTGATTATTTGCTATGATCGTGAATATGGGTTTGAAAACATTGTGATGCATGTGAATGACAAAATGACAACCTTGGTCATGAATTGATTGCTTTAAGAAACTGGAATCAATGCTTGTCAAGTCCTATTAATTGATTCTAGAATTCTATACTTTTCTGCTAGAAAGTACTATGATAATTGTCGAGGCCTATTGAatagtgaactacgaatgacttgattcCGTctaagggtacgtaggcagtctaacacaAAGGTTAGATTTAGCCATAtagtaaacaaaaaaattactaCATTATTGGACCTGGATTTTTGTGTTGTTCATGTCTCGGAGGCGGGACATGATAGATGTACAAGTAtgtggtgacgtcacgtgtcgatcctggacgtatcTCAGGATCGGGGCATGAcactatcaatcattttggttattatgTGAAAATCTCCatgaaataagaataaaataacaaaaatacccgTAATTTTTGTCCAATCATTTTGgttcattgtttattaaattgagggtgtttttgttattttggtcCTTATCTAATGGTGGACAAACCCAATgatcacttttatcgatttcaaatctctaAGACTAAATTAAcgagttatgtcaatctcaaggaccatctTGACTTAAAAGCGTTTCAAATTTAAAGTATTTGGAGGCCAAATCAAAGCGTTTTTATAAGTAAATTTTTCTCGAAAGGATTATCTTTGCCCAAGAATGTGTAAATAACGTCACCCTTTTCATTTTGCTTTTTTGTCTTCCTTCGCTTAATCTAGTCATTCCTCAAACTCAAATTGGGTAACATGTACTCTTAATGGTTAAATGAAGATAATGGGAATAAAATGGAAGACGTAAACAACTTTATTAAGAATAAATTGTTAACATACAAATACAATACACAAGTACAACAACATTGCAAAAATACTTGGTGAAAATGTACTAAAGATCCCAAAACCCCACATCTAGGTGTAAAACTAACAAATGCAGGGACGGTCAGAAGCTCATTTGGATTAATTTTCTCTATCTAGGGTTTCTGCCACAGGACAAGGTGCGTTTTCTGCGCCTCCTGTACGAGTCCCAGTGTTCATCCACCCTCATACCGTATCGAGAGAGTGATGTTCCTCGGCGGTCCCCGGAATAAGGATCTCTGTCTTGAAACCTACGAGGTGAATAACTTCACTATCGTCTAGGGTCATGATCACGATCACGTCCTGCATCTTTGTAAGCCATGGTTCACATGAGATGTGAATCCACTCAAACAAAGCATTATAATAGGCTCTAATCCAAAAATTAGCTATGGCGAACTCGATTGTACACCCGAAATGCAGATTGTTCAGATCTAGAGGGCCAGGCATAAAATAACACAGTAGACCTCCTGCGGTAGTGTGTGTAAAAGGTTACAGGGAGAGGAGTGACAAAAGCTCTAAGTAAGAGTTCGGTTTTGTGACCAACCCATGTTAAGGTCAGCAACAATGCACAATTGCTAGAAAATTAGAATATTGATCCATGCCTGTACCTCGTTTATCTCTCAAACCTTGATACCTTCCAGGATTTGGAGTCCTCCCTCGTTCCCTTTTTGCCTGCACAtttacacaaaacacaaaatagCGTCATGCAAGATAAATACGTGAATAGATGACTCGAAGTGAATAAAAGATAGGTAAACAAGTCAACAATCTACTTAAAACAGTAACAGTACCTTCCATTTGCGGCTGCTTCCATGTGGATCATAATCATCGCAAAGGACAGTCCATAGCAGTGCATTAAATAGTAAGGTAAATAACAACCATGGAAGATGCTGTTGCAAACGAAAGAGAGGAATAAAGGGCGTTCAACCCTCGGCAAAATAGTTGAGTTTGTATTGATGATTATTGAATGTCGACGCAAATACTCATGTCGTGAAGGGGATAGTTTCGACTGTGTAGAGCTTAGATAGTGAAAGCTACAGTGACCAGACCTGCTGCCAAAACTTGTTAGGCAACATTTTTAAGAGGTAAAATCTTCATAAGAAAAAAGTATAAACAATTCAACAGCATACTGCACAGAAACTTTCTTGATCATTTGACAGAAACTAATACCTTTTCAACTGTAACTAATCGACCTTGAAGCACAGACCGATCCAAATATTTGATGCAGCGTTCTGCATTCTCAACAGTTTCCATTGCGACAAAGCCAAATCCACGAGATTCTTGGTTGCGAGGGCCTGTAACCAGATGGCAGTCCGGTACCTGAAACAAGAGCTCATATGTGATTCTCTAGGAATATAATATGTATTAAGGTTCTCGAAAGATTATTACTTTCCAAATTGACATGAAGCAATTAAATATGTGAAGTCTAATAAAGAAAGGACAAGATAGGTAAAAACATTATGTTAGAAGCTAGAACAGTTATTTTTACAACCAAGTAGTAAGGCTTCACTTGAATATCAGGACTAAAGTGTAAATGGAAAGGAAGCCATTAAATTTCCACAAATGCGTTGAACAGAGTATTTAGGTTTGGATAAAACAGAAACCATAAAACCAAAACAGGTTAAAAATAGGGATTTGAGATTTCCAGTATACCTAGAACGACTTCTCCTAGACCTCGACAATGATCTCGACCGGCGGCCTCTGACAGGTGAAGGAGAGCTGTGTGGCGAACCGGACCTAAGTCAATAATCACCAAAATCAATTGAGCAATTGTGGGACTAATATCATTGATTCAATATGTTCATTTTACCAATAGCAAGCCCTGCCTCCAACCATATATTCATTTTACCAGCCACAAATAATGTAGGTGTATTAATCAGTGATAAATTGGTTTTAGATTCATAGATTAGTCAAATGAACAGCTTCATTAGGATCACTGTTACTTTCTAGGTGGTGATTAACACCTAAAAGTACATAATTCAGCTATAAAAAGTTTGAATTAAACTGAATGGAACGCATAATTAAGTTTCGAAAACAAAAAACTAGAGAAAAAAATACTTGAAATCTCATTTGGTTTCTGCA includes the following:
- the LOC126600600 gene encoding AT-rich interactive domain-containing protein 2-like isoform X1 — its product is MAGWSSLTTGFVLDCVETTDTCQKDGVFPETNDVGSVKDGVDSDEGDQKGRLRCIFHQVLAVFLKEVGDRDGVVRPVPAVIDDRQPVDLFKLFCVVKDRGGCDLVSNNSLWSFVAVELGVDPEVMCSVKLIYFKYLNELEKWFTEICGTRSLGNGESGCKGNLHPLSSELEREFRGLLSGWPEQKGKSDGEVHLESGECNGDDDEKVCNDDQNDVMISLSSLNKNENDRKRKRESLVGMLNWVGQIAKQPNDPSIGAIPEPTKWKEHRSDDECWVQAIRAKEALLIRRNVNSKTEEYLQQKKLKTHPLLFEDNIVAGHQCSGRLRCSERLPHSVKSRSCPCCHKKEVENDSVEQAPAEVDLLATDTASEDNPREKDVSVGAHAQADVPEWTGVASESDGKWLGTRVWPLKHEEDSLPNETDAIGQGRQDSCCCGFPDSVACFRFHITEAKMKLKRELGSLFYNWRFDRMGEEVSLRWTAEEEKRFKDLVKSNHSNSPFIEGNNSNSSSFWDSASKWFPRKTREDLVTYYFNVFLVQRRSYQNRVTPKHIDSDDDVTELGSLSNGFRREVVELSTNSLPCSLNQKSTDFD
- the LOC126600600 gene encoding AT-rich interactive domain-containing protein 2-like isoform X2, producing the protein MCSVKLIYFKYLNELEKWFTEICGTRSLGNGESGCKGNLHPLSSELEREFRGLLSGWPEQKGKSDGEVHLESGECNGDDDEKVCNDDQNDVMISLSSLNKNENDRKRKRESLVGMLNWVGQIAKQPNDPSIGAIPEPTKWKEHRSDDECWVQAIRAKEALLIRRNVNSKTEEYLQQKKLKTHPLLFEDNIVAGHQCSGRLRCSERLPHSVKSRSCPCCHKKEVENDSVEQAPAEVDLLATDTASEDNPREKDVSVGAHAQADVPEWTGVASESDGKWLGTRVWPLKHEEDSLPNETDAIGQGRQDSCCCGFPDSVACFRFHITEAKMKLKRELGSLFYNWRFDRMGEEVSLRWTAEEEKRFKDLVKSNHSNSPFIEGNNSNSSSFWDSASKWFPRKTREDLVTYYFNVFLVQRRSYQNRVTPKHIDSDDDVTELGSLSNGFRREVVELSTNSLPCSLNQKSTDFD
- the LOC126599579 gene encoding uncharacterized protein LOC126599579 — its product is METVENAERCIKYLDRSVLQGRLVTVEKAKRERGRTPNPGRYQGLRDKRGGLLCYFMPGPLDLNNLHFGCTIEFAIANFWIRAYYNALFEWIHISCEPWLTKMQDVIVIMTLDDSEVIHLVGFKTEILIPGTAEEHHSLDTV